In Streptomyces longhuiensis, the following proteins share a genomic window:
- a CDS encoding NADH:flavin oxidoreductase/NADH oxidase family protein: MTSELFSPLLLRSGQVLKNRIAKAAMEENMATQGQLPGEQLYTLYRRWAAGGTGLLITGNVMVHAEALTGPAGVVLDEHSPLEPFADWAKVGKSGGGAIWMQISHPGRQVASDMPGVVWGPSDVGVSLGRHSSRFGRPTAMTPKQIDDTVTRFAVTAHRAEKAGFDGVEVHAAHGYLLSQFLSPLVNKRTDRWGGSLENRARMLLDIVRAVRAAVSPSFAVAVKLNSADFQRGGFDADDARQVIEMLEPLGVDLVELSGGSYESPAMTGRPADNRTQAREAYFLDLAKDLVKTSQLPLMLTGGITRRNTAERVLYSGVALVGMGTALTLTPDLPERWRNHREADRLMEPVTWSDKALASAASMARVRHLMRRLARGSNPKPGTSPTFALISERRMQRRALRTYRAWLSKGRGAAGR, encoded by the coding sequence ATGACCAGTGAGCTGTTCTCGCCGCTGCTCCTGCGCTCCGGGCAGGTACTGAAGAACCGGATCGCGAAGGCGGCCATGGAGGAAAACATGGCCACACAAGGCCAGCTCCCTGGCGAACAGCTATACACGCTGTACCGGCGCTGGGCCGCCGGGGGCACCGGCCTGCTGATCACCGGCAACGTCATGGTGCACGCGGAGGCGCTGACCGGCCCCGCAGGCGTCGTGCTCGACGAGCACTCACCCCTGGAGCCGTTCGCCGACTGGGCGAAGGTCGGCAAGTCCGGCGGTGGTGCGATCTGGATGCAGATCAGTCACCCCGGCCGCCAGGTGGCATCCGACATGCCCGGCGTCGTGTGGGGTCCTTCCGACGTCGGCGTCTCCCTGGGCAGGCACAGCAGCCGCTTCGGCCGGCCCACCGCCATGACCCCGAAGCAGATCGATGACACCGTGACCCGGTTCGCCGTCACGGCCCATCGTGCCGAGAAGGCCGGCTTCGACGGCGTCGAGGTCCACGCCGCACACGGCTACCTCCTCTCTCAGTTCCTCTCACCCTTGGTCAACAAGCGCACCGACCGGTGGGGCGGATCGCTGGAGAACCGGGCCCGGATGCTGCTGGACATCGTCCGCGCCGTCCGCGCCGCGGTCTCGCCCTCCTTCGCCGTCGCGGTGAAGCTCAACTCCGCCGACTTCCAGCGCGGAGGCTTCGACGCCGACGACGCCCGACAGGTGATCGAGATGCTCGAACCGCTCGGTGTCGACCTGGTCGAACTGTCCGGCGGCAGCTACGAAAGCCCCGCGATGACCGGCCGCCCCGCCGACAACCGCACCCAGGCCCGCGAGGCCTACTTCCTCGACCTCGCCAAGGACCTCGTCAAGACGAGCCAGCTGCCGCTGATGCTCACCGGCGGTATCACCCGGCGCAACACTGCAGAGAGGGTCCTTTACAGCGGCGTCGCGCTCGTCGGGATGGGCACCGCCCTCACTCTCACTCCCGACCTCCCTGAACGCTGGAGGAACCACCGCGAGGCCGACCGCCTGATGGAGCCGGTGACCTGGTCCGACAAGGCCCTCGCCTCGGCCGCCAGCATGGCGCGGGTCCGCCACCTGATGCGCCGCCTCGCCCGCGGCAGCAACCCCAAGCCCGGCACCTCCCCAACCTTTGCTCTGATCTCCGAACGCCGTATGCAGCGACGCGCCCTGCGCACCTACCGCGCCTGGCTGTCCAAGGGGCGGGGCGCCGCCGGGCGGTAA
- a CDS encoding IS5 family transposase: MGRGDLSDEEWARLEPHLPVNRRRGGRWQSHRRVINGILFRQRTGLPWRDLPPCFGSWKTVHDRHRRWSADGTWERILRAVQADAEGRIDWSMVSVDSTTCRAHQHAAGASTRAPKVPSRRRSLARHRPDEALGRSRGGLTSKIHLAGEGGCRPLGFVITPGQWGDAPQMIPVLDEIRVFRPAGGRPRTRPDHVGGDKAYSSRRNRRHLRRRQIKHTIPEPRDQRANRRRRGRQGGRPTGFDKMIYRRRNEVERTINRLKNFRAVATRFDKRAYVFYGMVTVAAIRLWLRPQ; the protein is encoded by the coding sequence ATGGGGCGGGGAGATCTTTCGGATGAAGAGTGGGCTCGGCTGGAGCCGCACTTACCGGTGAATCGCAGGCGGGGTGGGCGTTGGCAATCCCACCGCCGTGTGATCAACGGGATTCTGTTCCGGCAGCGGACCGGTCTGCCCTGGCGGGACCTGCCTCCCTGCTTCGGTAGCTGGAAGACGGTTCACGATCGTCATCGCAGGTGGTCGGCGGACGGTACGTGGGAAAGGATCCTGCGGGCCGTCCAGGCCGATGCCGAGGGTCGGATCGACTGGAGCATGGTCAGCGTCGATTCCACGACCTGCCGCGCCCATCAGCACGCGGCTGGTGCCTCCACCCGTGCCCCGAAGGTCCCGAGTCGGCGTAGGAGCCTGGCGCGTCACCGTCCCGACGAGGCCCTGGGACGCTCGCGAGGCGGGCTCACGAGCAAGATCCACCTCGCTGGGGAAGGCGGGTGTCGCCCGCTCGGCTTTGTCATCACGCCCGGTCAGTGGGGGGACGCACCGCAGATGATTCCCGTCCTGGACGAGATCCGTGTGTTCCGGCCGGCTGGTGGACGACCGCGCACCCGGCCCGACCATGTCGGGGGAGATAAGGCGTACTCATCACGCCGTAATCGGCGTCACCTGCGCAGACGCCAGATCAAGCACACGATCCCCGAGCCGAGAGACCAGCGGGCCAACCGCCGGCGCCGCGGCCGCCAGGGAGGCAGGCCCACAGGCTTCGACAAGATGATCTACCGCCGCCGCAACGAGGTCGAGCGGACCATCAACCGGCTCAAGAACTTCCGAGCCGTCGCCACGCGCTTCGACAAACGGGCGTACGTCTTCTACGGGATGGTCACCGTGGCCGCGATCCGCCTATGGCTCCGTCCGCAGTGA
- a CDS encoding TetR/AcrR family transcriptional regulator, protein MSQAGGYHHGDLRAACLRAARELLEEDGSAALSLRAVARRAGVSATAPYRHYADRDALVSAVAAEGYRELAQHLAAAHPAPSTPDDLAAVAVVYVQFALEHPALFRAMFAEPCDPASEERVAATAVISEYVQSIVRDAFPGAEDAAALATTVWALVHGLAFLHLDGKLDTSTPEAVAAQVRASVYALFAASPALSQAVSAPVGR, encoded by the coding sequence GTGTCTCAAGCCGGTGGATATCACCATGGGGATCTGCGCGCGGCCTGCCTGAGGGCCGCGAGAGAGCTGCTCGAGGAGGACGGCAGCGCCGCACTCTCCCTGCGCGCGGTCGCCCGCCGGGCCGGCGTTTCGGCCACGGCCCCCTACCGTCACTACGCGGACCGCGACGCGCTCGTGTCTGCTGTCGCTGCGGAGGGGTACCGCGAGCTCGCCCAGCACCTGGCCGCGGCTCACCCCGCGCCCTCCACGCCCGACGACCTGGCCGCCGTCGCCGTCGTGTACGTGCAGTTCGCTCTCGAGCACCCTGCCCTGTTCCGGGCGATGTTCGCGGAGCCGTGCGATCCGGCCAGCGAGGAACGGGTTGCCGCGACCGCCGTCATCTCGGAGTACGTCCAGAGCATCGTCCGCGACGCCTTCCCTGGCGCCGAGGACGCGGCCGCCCTGGCGACGACGGTGTGGGCCCTCGTGCACGGCCTGGCCTTCCTCCATCTCGACGGCAAGCTCGACACCTCCACCCCCGAGGCCGTCGCCGCACAGGTCCGCGCCTCCGTATACGCACTGTTCGCCGCCTCTCCGGCGCTGTCGCAGGCGGTATCTGCGCCGGTCGGCAGGTGA